A region of Neovison vison isolate M4711 chromosome 7, ASM_NN_V1, whole genome shotgun sequence DNA encodes the following proteins:
- the SETD6 gene encoding N-lysine methyltransferase SETD6: protein MATEAKRRRVAGPVGGSAVDADPDPDPDPVAGFLSWCRQVGLELSPKVAVSRQGTVAGYGMVARESVRPGELLFAVPRAALLSQHTCSIGGLLERERGALQSQSGWVPLLLALLHELQAPASPWSPYFALWPELGRLEHPMFWPEEERRRLLQGTGVPEAVEKDLANIRSEYYSIVLPFMETHPDLFSPRVRSLELYRQLVALVMAYSFQEPLEEEEDEKEPNSPLMVPAADILNHLANHNANLEYSPNCLRMVATQPIPEGHEIFNTYGQMANWQLIHMYGFVEPYPDNTDDTADIQMVTVREAALQGTKTEAERLLLYERWDFLCKLEMVGEEGAFVIGREEILTEEELTTTLKVLCMSPEEFREFKDQDGWEDNKREEDSLTITNIPKLRASWRQLLRDSVLLTLQNYATDLKSEQDLLGNKEVYTKLSWREQQALQVRYGQKMILHQLLELTS from the exons ATGGCGACTGAGGCGAAGCGCCGGCGG GTGGCGGGGCCTGTGGGCGGCAGTGCCGTGGACGCGGACCCGGACCCGGACCCGGACCCGGTGGCCGGTTTCCTGAGCTGGTGCCGGCAGGTTGGGCTGGAGTTGAGTCCCAAG GTGGCGGTGAGCCGGCAGGGAACGGTGGCCGGTTACGGCATGGTGGCCCGGGAGAGCGTGCGGCCCGGGGAGCTGCTGTTCGCCGTGCCGCGGGCCGCCCTCCTTTCGCAGCACACCTGCTCCATTGGCGGCCTGCTGGAGCGAG AGCGAGGCGCGCTGCAGAGCCAGTCGGGCTGGGTGCCGCTGCTGCTGGCGCTGCTGCACGAGCTGCAGGCCCCGGCCTCGCCCTGGAGCCCCTACTTTGCGCTCTGGCCGGAGCTGGGCCGATTGGAGCACCCCATGTTCTG GCCTGAGGAGGAGCGCAGGCGACTGCTGCAGGGCACAGGTGTACCGGAGGCCGTGGAGAAGGACTTGGCCAACATCCGCAGCGAGTACTATTCCATCGTGTTGCCCTTCATGGAAACCCACCCGGATCTTTTCAGCCCCAGGGTTCGCTCCCTGGAACTCTACCGCCAGCTCGTGGCTCTTGTGATGGCCTACAG CTTTCAGGAACcactggaggaagaggaggatgaaaAGGAGCCAAACTCCCCTTTGATGGTGCCTGCTGCAGACATACTAAACCACTTAGCCAATCATAATGCCAATCTAGAATACTCTCCA AATTGTCTTCGGATGGTGGCCACTCAGCCCATTCCTGAAGGCCATGAAATTTTCAACACTTACGGGCAAATGGCTAATTGGCAGCTGATTCATATGTATGGTTTTGTTGAACCATATCCTGACAACACGGATGACACAGCTGACATTCAGATGGTGACAGTTCGTGAAGCAGCATTACAGG GAACAAAAACTGAAGCTGAAAGGCTCCTACTATATGAACGCTGGGATTTCTTATGTAAACTGGAGATGGTTGGGGAAGAGGGAGCCTTTGTGATTGGGCGTGAGGAGATACTCACTGAAGAGGAACTGACCACTACACTCAAG GTACTGTGCATGTCTCCTGAGGAGTTCAGAGAGTTTAAAGACCAGGATGGATGGGAAGATAATAAAAGGGAAGAGGACAGCCTGACAATCACAAATATCCCGAAACTCAGAGCATCATGGAGACAGCTTCTTCGGGACAGTGTTTTGTTGACCCTGCAAAACTATGCCACAGACTTAAAATCTGAACAAGATTTACTAGGTAACAAGGAGGTGTACACCAAACTGAGCTGGAGGGAACAGCAGGCCTTGCAGGTTCGCTATGGTCAGAAGATGATCTTACACCAGTTGTTGGAACTGACAAGTTAG